A part of Rhodamnia argentea isolate NSW1041297 chromosome 8, ASM2092103v1, whole genome shotgun sequence genomic DNA contains:
- the LOC115737885 gene encoding protein ALTERED PHOSPHATE STARVATION RESPONSE 1 → MGCTQSKIENEEAVNRCKERKQFVKEAVSARNAFAAAHSAYAVALKNTGAALSDYAHGEVQDPQYYPGQENPAASAHVPIENLPPPPPLPDFPASPLQRAATMPQIKIAKAESRPMGPTIVEEEENELENDESSNLRQRSRRGARDRRSGGSGSGGGGRSGSRKEAVAENDVPLPRAVSPPRAPPHEYYDFFFSPVENVSGPTFGDVAAEEVRADKKHVESEVFGDKPKRMKDDGEVTAPVVPEKAVETPTPPAVEAALAANSVKKGKGGMANISLAQIFLELDDQFLKASESAHEVSKMLEANRLHYHSNFADNRGHMNHSDRVMRVITWNRSFRGLPNADDVKDDFDSEEHETHATVLDKLLAWEKKLYDEVKAGELLKYAYQKKIAALNKQKDRGTHSESLEKTKAAVSHLHTRYIVDMQSMDSTVSEIKRLRDEQLYPKLVQLVDGMAKMWDAMRMYHESQFKIVKNLAYVEVDQATKETSEHHHERTVQLFKVVEDWHVQFVSLMENQKKYIKALKNWLKLNVIPIESSFREKVSSPPRNENPPIQKLVHAWDENLDKLPDELARSAIHNFRAVLEAIVHHQVDEMKLKEKCEETKRELNRKTRSLEEWRQKSMQHRTPPDEMDPDRALDDRHINVIAEKEVTVEVLKKRLEEEEDAYRRQCRQVREKTLVSFKNRLPELFGALSRFAVSSSGLYGHLRSLSQPQDVKSQ, encoded by the exons ATGGGCTGCACGCAATCGAAGATCGAGAACGAGGAGGCCGTCAATCGCTGCAAGGAGCGCAAGCAGTTCGTCAAGGAAGCCGTCTCGGCTCGCAACGCCTTCGCGGCGGCTCACTCGGCCTACGCCGTCGCCCTCAAGAACACCGGCGCCGCCCTCAGCGACTACGCCCACGGCGAGGTCCAGGACCCCCAGTACTACCCCGGCCAGGAGAACCCCGCCGCGTCGGCGCACGTCCCGATCGAGAACCTCCCTCCGCCTCCTCCGCTGCCGGATTTCCCGGCCTCACCGCTCCAGCGCGCCGCGACCATGCCTCAGATCAAGATCGCCAAGGCCGAGTCCAGGCCGATGGGGCCCACGAtcgtggaggaggaagagaatgaATTGGAGAACGACGAGAGCAGTAATTTGAGGCAGAGGAGCAGAAGAGGAGCTAGAGATAGAAGAAGTGGTGGCAGTGGCAGTGGCGGTGGCGGTAGAAGTGGGAGTCGCAAGGAGGCGGTGGCGGAGAACGACGTTCCACTGCCGAGAGCTGTGTCGCCACCGCGCGCTCCTCCGCATGAGTattatgatttcttcttctctccggTGGAGAACGTTTCGGGGCCGACGTTTGGCGATGTGGCCGCTGAGGAGGTGAGAGCTGACAAAAAGCATGTTGAGAGTGAAGTGTTTGGTGACAAACCTAAGAGAATGAAAGATGATGGTGAAGTTACTGCTCCGGTGGTGCCGGAGAAGGCAGTGGAAACACCAACCCCACCTGCAGTGGAGGCGGCACTGGCAGCGAACAGTGTGAAGAAAGGGAAAGGGGGGATGGCGAATATAAGTTTGGCACAGATATTTTTGGAGCTGGATGACCAATTTCTAAAGGCTTCCGAGAGTGCCCATGAGGTTTCGAAGATGTTGGAGGCGAATAGGTTGCATTATCACTCAAATTTTGCGGATAATCGCG GTCATATGAATCATTCCGACAGAGTGATGCGCGTTATCACGTGGAATCGGTCTTTCCGAGGATTACCAAATGCTGATGATGTGAAGGATGACTTTGACTCCGAAGAACATGAAACTCATGCCACGGTGTTGGACAAATTGCTAGCATGGGAGAAGAAGCTATATGATGAAGTGAAG GCGGGTGAGCTTTTGAAGTATGCGTATCAAAAGAAGATTGCTGCACTCAACAAGCAAAAGGATCGAGGGACCCATTCTGAGTCtctagaaaaaacaaaagcagcAGTGAGTCATCTTCACACAAGATATATTGTTGATATGCAATCCATGGATTCAACTGTTTCGGAGATAAAGCGTCTACGAGACGAACAGTTGTACCCAAAGCTAGTTCAACTTGTCGATGG GATGGCAAAAATGTGGGACGCCATGAGAATGTACCATGAGAGTCAGTTCAAGATCGTGAAGAATTTGGCATATGTTGAAGTTGACCAAGCCACCAAAGAGACGAGTGAACACCATCATGAGCGTACCGTCCAGCTGTTCAAAGTTGTGGAAGACTGGCATGTGCAGTTCGTGAGTCTTATggagaatcagaaaaaatacaTTAAGGCACTCAAGAACTGGttaaagttgaatgtcattccCATAGAAAGCAGCTTTAGGGAGAAAGTTTCTTCCCCTCCTCGGAACGAAAATCCTCCCATCCAGAAACTTGTTCATGCTTGGGATGAAAATCTGGATAAACTTCCTGACGAGCTTGCAAGAAGTGCCATACATAATTTCCGTGCTGTCTTAGAGGCCATTGTGCATCATCAAGTTGATGAGatgaaattgaaagagaaatgtgagGAAACCAAGAGGGAGCTTAATCGCAAAACCCGCTCATTGGAAGAATGGCGTCAAAAAAGTATGCAGCACAGGACCCCACCAGATGAGATGGATCCAGATAGGGCACTGGATGATCGGCACATAAATGTCATTGCCGAGAAAGAAGTGACAGTGGAGGTGCTAAAAAAGAGgttggaagaggaagaggatgcTTATCGGAGGCAGTGCCGTCAGGTGAGGGAAAAGACATTGGTAAGTTTCAAGAATCGTCTCCCGGAGCTCTTTGGAGCCTTGTCACGTTTTGCCGTTTCTTCCTCGGGTTTGTATGGTCACTTGAGGTCATTATCGCAGCCACAAGATGTAAAATCTCAGTGA
- the LOC115737883 gene encoding heat shock 70 kDa protein 14-like: MSVVGFDFGNESCLVAVARQRGIDVVLNDESKRETPAIVCFGEKQRFIGTAGAASTMMNPKNSISQIKRLIGQKFSDPQLQRDLQSLPFQVTEGPDGYPLIHARYLGEARTFTPTQVLGMLFLNLKGIAEKNLNAAVVDCCIGIPVYFTDLQRRAVLDAATIAGLHPLRLIHETTATALAYGIYKTDLPEGDPLNVAFVDIGHASMQVCIAGFKKGQLKVLAHSYDRSLGGRDFDEVLFHHFAAKFKEQYKIDVFQNARACLRLRAACEKLKKMLSANPEAPLNIECLMDEKDVRGFIKRDEFEQISAPILERVKGPLQKALAEAGLAVENVHMVEVVGSGSRVPAIIRILTEFFGKEPRRTMNASECVARGCALECAILSPTFKVREFQVHESFPFSVGLSWKSSVPESQDGAADNQQTTIVFPKGNAMPSIKALTFCRSGTFAVDVHYTDGSELQASSKISSYMIGPFQCAKSERAKLKAKVRLNLHGIVSIESATLLEEEEVEVTVTKDAASQETNKMDADETSNDAAPPTSGEADVNMQDAKGATAVENGVPETGEKPVQMETDSKTEAPKKKVKKTNVTVAELVYGALSSADLQKAVEKEFEMALQDRVMEETKDKKNAVEAYVYDMRNKLNDKYHDFVMDPEREQFISTLQEVEDWLYEDGEDETKGVYVAKLEELKKQGDPVEERYREHTERGSVIDQLVYCINSYREAAVSNDSKFDHIDVSEKQKVLNECVEAEAWLRDKRQQQDSLPKYAPPVLLSAEIRKKAESLDRFCRPIMMKPKPAKPVAPETPPQPAQGEQQPRGDANADANANADTDAGTGDVPPASGEPMDTDKSEAPPSAS; encoded by the exons ATGAGTGTGGTTGGTTTTGACTTTGGGAACGAGAGTTGCCTTGTCGCTGTTGCAAGGCAAAGGGGGATCGATGTTGTGCTCAATGACGAGTCCAAACGTGAGACTCCTGCAATTGTTTGCTTTGGTGAGAAGCAGCGGTTTATTGGGACTGCAGGAGCTGCTTCTACTATGATGAACCCCAAAAATTCTATTTCTCAGATAAAGCGATTGATTGGACAGAAATTCTCAGATCCCCAATTGCAGAGGGATCTGCAGTCATTGCCTTTCCAAGTCACTGAGGGGCCTGATGGGTATCCTTTGATACATGCGAGGTATCTCGGAGAAGCAAGGACATTCACACCTACCCAAGTACTGGGAATGTTGTTCTTGAATCTCAAGGGTATTGCAGAGAAGAATTTAAATGCAGCAGTAGTGGATTGCTGCATTGGAATTCCTGTTTACTTTACAGACCTCCAGAGAAGAGCAGTCCTAGATGCTGCTACTATTGCAGGCTTACACCCTCTTCGGTTAATCCATGAGACCACTGCAACTGCCCTGGCTTATGGTATCTACAAGACTGATTTGCCTGAAGGTGACCCGCTTAATGTTGCGTTTGTTGATATCGGTCATGCAAGCATGCAAGTCTGCATTGCAGGCTTCAAGAAAGGACAGTTGAAAGTCCTTGCTCACTCTTATGATCGGTCACTGGGTGGCAGAGATTTTGATGAGGTTTTGTTCCACCATTTTGCTGCAAAATTTAAGGAGCAGTACAAGATCGATGTCTTCCAGAATGCTAGAGCTTGTCTTCGGCTTAGGGCTGCCTGTGAAAAGCTCAAGAAAATGCTCAGTGCAAATCCAGAGGCACCTCTAAATATTGAGTGCTTAATGGATGAAAAGGATGTCAGGGGATTTATCAAGAGGGATGAGTTTGAACAAATCAGTGCTCCTATTTTGGAGCGAGTGAAAGGACCTTTGCAGAAGGCTCTTGCAGAAGCTGGTCTGGCAGTCGAGAATGTACATATGGTTGAGGTCGTTGGTTCTGGATCTCGCGTTCCTGCTATCATTAGGATTTTGACGGAATTTTTCGGGAAGGAGCCTAGGCGAACAATGAATGCAAGTGAGTGTGTTGCCAGAGGTTGTGCTTTGGAGTGTGCAATCCTTAGCCCAACATTCAAAGTGCGAGAATTTCAG GTCCACGAAAGCTTTCCATTTTCTGTCGGCTTGTCATGGAAAAGTTCTGTACCAGAAAGTCAGGATGGGGCTGCAGATAATCAGCAAACAACCATTGTCTTCCCCAAAGGAAATGCAATGCCTAGCATCAAGGCTTTGACATTCTGCAGATCGGGAACATTTGCTGTTGATGTCCACTACACTGATGGCAGTGAACTACAAGCTTCTTCTAAGATCAGCTCATACATG ATTGGCCCTTTCCAATGCGCGAAAAGTGAACGAGCAAAACTGAAGGCCAAAGTCCGATTAAATCTCCATGGAATCGTGTCTATAGAGTCTGCAACA CTCttggaagaagaggaagttGAAGTTACAGTCACAAAGGACGCAGCATCACAAGAAACAAACAAGATGGATGCTGATGAAACCTCAAATGATGCTGCTCCCCCTACTTCTGGTGAGGCTGATGTTAACATGCAAGATGCAAAGGGAGCTACTGCTGTAGAAAATGGTGTCCCCGAGACAGGAGAGAAGCCTGTGCAGATGGAAACTGATAGCAAG ACGGAAGCTCCAAAGAAGAAGGTCAAGAAAACCAATGTTACTGTGGCCGAGCTGGTATATGGTGCATTGTCATCGGCAGACTTGCAGAAGGCAGTCGAGAAGGAATTTGAGATGGCCTTGCAAGATCGTGTCATGGAAGAGacgaaagacaagaaaaatgcCGTGGAAGCTTATGTGTATGATATGAGGAACAAG CTGAATGACAAGTACCATGACTTTGTCATGGATCCAGAAAGAGAGCAGTTCATTTCTACACTTCAGGAGGTGGAGGACTGGTTATACGAGGATGGTGAAGATGAAACAAAAGGTGTCTATGTTGCCAAGCTTGAGGAACTTAAGAAG CAAGGTGATCCGGTAGAAGAGCGTTACAGGGAACACACAGAAAGAGGATCAGTGATAGATCAACTTGTTTATTGTATAAATAGTTATAGAGAAGCAGCTGTTTCGAATGATTCCAAATTTGATCACATCGATGTCTCTGAGAAGCAGAAG gtCTTGAACGAATGTGTAGAGGCAGAAGCTTGGCTAAGAGACAAACGGCAGCAACAGGATTCTCTTCCCAAATATGCTCCTCCAGTTCTCTTGTCAGCTGAAATAAGGAAGAAAGCAGAGTCACTGGACAG GTTTTGCCGGCCAATAATGATGAAACCGAAGCCTGCCAAACCTGTTGCTCCTGAGACTCCTCCTCAGCCTGCTCAAGGCGAGCAGCAACCTCGAGGTGATGCCAATGCCGATGCCAATGCAAATGCTGATACCGATGCTGGAACTGGTGATGTTCCGCCTGCTTCAGGGGAGCCGATGGACACGGACAAGTCTGAGGCACCTCCATCTGCTTCTTAG
- the LOC115737890 gene encoding methyltransferase-like protein 22 isoform X4, giving the protein MEHATDSSASAAVEGEEEEEEVEEEVMSEVHIGCPPRSSGPHLSSFTISVPPVDEFAEHRGAVVDQDGDLVVARRDISCELLNNRRLWSFCSGLVGILLSRVAKTVFLTDHGDEILNNCAKNAELNDGVLNYKATVHVRELNWVNYWPPNVCTEVSESQARYSWTSSEVEEAESSSLILAADVIYSDDLTDALFCTLQRLMSRGSEKVLYLALEKRYNFSLDDLDVVANGYSHFLSYVRIEGDVAGCEVNERKSLPSFVGKCVDLTKVPQYVSHYDRGSDVEIWKIRYNRGGNHQARTFHRASDAISIRNQ; this is encoded by the exons ATGGAGCATGCGACCGATTCTTCAGCTTCGGCCGCTGTCgaaggagaggaggaagaagaggaggtggaggaggaagtGATGAGTGAAGTGCACATCGGTTGCCCTCCTCGCTCCTCTGGGCCCCACCTCTCGAGTTTCACCATCTCCGTTCCGCCTG TGGATGAATTTGCAGAACACCGAGGAGCCGTAGTCGACCAGGACGGTGATCTCGTTGTAGCAAGGCGAGACa TATCCTGTGAACTGCTTAACAATAGAAGACTTTGGTCCTTTTGTTCAG GGTTGGTTGGCATACTGCTCTCTCGTGTAGCTAAGACAGTATTTCTCACAG ATCATGGAGATGAAATCCTTAACAATTGTGCGAAGAATGCCGAGCTCAACGATGGAGTTCTAAACTACAAGGCTACAGTTCATGTACGTGAGCTAAATTGGGTGAATTATTGGCCTCCTAATGTATGCACAGAAGTTTCTGAATCACAAGCGAG GTACTCTTGGACATCCTCTGAAGTGGAAGAAGCTGAAAGCTCTTCTTTGATTTTAGCTGCTGATGTCATCTACAGTGATGATCTAACCGATGCATTGTTCTGTACCTTACAAAGACTAATGTCACGAGGATCAGAAAAG GTACTATACTTGGCTTTGGAAAAGCGTTATAACTTCAGCCTCGATGATCTAGATGTGGTTGCGAATGGTTACTCCCACTTCTTAAGTTATGTCAGAATTGAAGGTG ATGTTGCAGGCTGCGAGGTCAATGAACGCAAGTCATTGCCcagttttgttggcaaatgcgTTGATCTCACTAAAGTTCCACAGTACGTTTCGCACTATGACCGAGGAAGTGACGTCGAGATATGGAAGATCAGGTACAACAGAGGAGGAAACCATCAAGCCCGAACCTTCCATCGAGCCAGCGATGCCATTTCTATAAGAAACCAGTAG
- the LOC115737890 gene encoding methyltransferase-like protein 22 isoform X5 gives MEHATDSSASAAVEGEEEEEEVEEEVMSEVHIGCPPRSSGPHLSSFTISVPPEHRGAVVDQDGDLVVARRDISCELLNNRRLWSFCSGLVGILLSRVAKTVFLTDHGDEILNNCAKNAELNDGVLNYKATVHVRELNWVNYWPPNVCTEVSESQARYSWTSSEVEEAESSSLILAADVIYSDDLTDALFCTLQRLMSRGSEKVLYLALEKRYNFSLDDLDVVANGYSHFLSYVRIEGDVAGCEVNERKSLPSFVGKCVDLTKVPQYVSHYDRGSDVEIWKIRYNRGGNHQARTFHRASDAISIRNQ, from the exons ATGGAGCATGCGACCGATTCTTCAGCTTCGGCCGCTGTCgaaggagaggaggaagaagaggaggtggaggaggaagtGATGAGTGAAGTGCACATCGGTTGCCCTCCTCGCTCCTCTGGGCCCCACCTCTCGAGTTTCACCATCTCCGTTCCGCCTG AACACCGAGGAGCCGTAGTCGACCAGGACGGTGATCTCGTTGTAGCAAGGCGAGACa TATCCTGTGAACTGCTTAACAATAGAAGACTTTGGTCCTTTTGTTCAG GGTTGGTTGGCATACTGCTCTCTCGTGTAGCTAAGACAGTATTTCTCACAG ATCATGGAGATGAAATCCTTAACAATTGTGCGAAGAATGCCGAGCTCAACGATGGAGTTCTAAACTACAAGGCTACAGTTCATGTACGTGAGCTAAATTGGGTGAATTATTGGCCTCCTAATGTATGCACAGAAGTTTCTGAATCACAAGCGAG GTACTCTTGGACATCCTCTGAAGTGGAAGAAGCTGAAAGCTCTTCTTTGATTTTAGCTGCTGATGTCATCTACAGTGATGATCTAACCGATGCATTGTTCTGTACCTTACAAAGACTAATGTCACGAGGATCAGAAAAG GTACTATACTTGGCTTTGGAAAAGCGTTATAACTTCAGCCTCGATGATCTAGATGTGGTTGCGAATGGTTACTCCCACTTCTTAAGTTATGTCAGAATTGAAGGTG ATGTTGCAGGCTGCGAGGTCAATGAACGCAAGTCATTGCCcagttttgttggcaaatgcgTTGATCTCACTAAAGTTCCACAGTACGTTTCGCACTATGACCGAGGAAGTGACGTCGAGATATGGAAGATCAGGTACAACAGAGGAGGAAACCATCAAGCCCGAACCTTCCATCGAGCCAGCGATGCCATTTCTATAAGAAACCAGTAG
- the LOC115737890 gene encoding methyltransferase-like protein 22 isoform X3, with protein sequence MEHATDSSASAAVEGEEEEEEVEEEVMSEVHIGCPPRSSGPHLSSFTISVPPVDEFAEHRGAVVDQDGDLVVARRDKPSSHCFSVIIQHNITSSIPNVGLQVWKAELALSDFVLHAMSTSSEFDRVVVLELGAGTDHGDEILNNCAKNAELNDGVLNYKATVHVRELNWVNYWPPNVCTEVSESQARYSWTSSEVEEAESSSLILAADVIYSDDLTDALFCTLQRLMSRGSEKVLYLALEKRYNFSLDDLDVVANGYSHFLSYVRIEGDVAGCEVNERKSLPSFVGKCVDLTKVPQYVSHYDRGSDVEIWKIRYNRGGNHQARTFHRASDAISIRNQ encoded by the exons ATGGAGCATGCGACCGATTCTTCAGCTTCGGCCGCTGTCgaaggagaggaggaagaagaggaggtggaggaggaagtGATGAGTGAAGTGCACATCGGTTGCCCTCCTCGCTCCTCTGGGCCCCACCTCTCGAGTTTCACCATCTCCGTTCCGCCTG TGGATGAATTTGCAGAACACCGAGGAGCCGTAGTCGACCAGGACGGTGATCTCGTTGTAGCAAGGCGAGACa AACCATCTTCACATTGTTTTAGTGTGATCATACAGCATAATATCACATCTTCTATACCGAATGTCGGGTTGCAG GTGTGGAAAGCTGAGCTAGCATTATCTGATTTTGTGTTGCATGCCATGTCCACTTCTTCTGAGTTTGATAGAGTCGTTGTGTTGGAGCTTGGTGCCGGAACAG ATCATGGAGATGAAATCCTTAACAATTGTGCGAAGAATGCCGAGCTCAACGATGGAGTTCTAAACTACAAGGCTACAGTTCATGTACGTGAGCTAAATTGGGTGAATTATTGGCCTCCTAATGTATGCACAGAAGTTTCTGAATCACAAGCGAG GTACTCTTGGACATCCTCTGAAGTGGAAGAAGCTGAAAGCTCTTCTTTGATTTTAGCTGCTGATGTCATCTACAGTGATGATCTAACCGATGCATTGTTCTGTACCTTACAAAGACTAATGTCACGAGGATCAGAAAAG GTACTATACTTGGCTTTGGAAAAGCGTTATAACTTCAGCCTCGATGATCTAGATGTGGTTGCGAATGGTTACTCCCACTTCTTAAGTTATGTCAGAATTGAAGGTG ATGTTGCAGGCTGCGAGGTCAATGAACGCAAGTCATTGCCcagttttgttggcaaatgcgTTGATCTCACTAAAGTTCCACAGTACGTTTCGCACTATGACCGAGGAAGTGACGTCGAGATATGGAAGATCAGGTACAACAGAGGAGGAAACCATCAAGCCCGAACCTTCCATCGAGCCAGCGATGCCATTTCTATAAGAAACCAGTAG
- the LOC115737890 gene encoding methyltransferase-like protein 22 isoform X2 encodes MEHATDSSASAAVEGEEEEEEVEEEVMSEVHIGCPPRSSGPHLSSFTISVPPVDEFAEHRGAVVDQDGDLVVARRDKPSSHCFSVIIQHNITSSIPNVGLQVWKAELALSDFVLHAMSTSSEFDRVVVLELGAGTGLVGILLSRVAKTVFLTDHGDEILNNCAKNAELNDGVLNYKATVHVRELNWVNYWPPNVCTEVSESQARYSWTSSEVEEAESSSLILAADVIYSDDLTDALFCTLQRLMSRGSEKVLYLALEKRYNFSLDDLDVVANGYSHFLSYVRIEGGCEVNERKSLPSFVGKCVDLTKVPQYVSHYDRGSDVEIWKIRYNRGGNHQARTFHRASDAISIRNQ; translated from the exons ATGGAGCATGCGACCGATTCTTCAGCTTCGGCCGCTGTCgaaggagaggaggaagaagaggaggtggaggaggaagtGATGAGTGAAGTGCACATCGGTTGCCCTCCTCGCTCCTCTGGGCCCCACCTCTCGAGTTTCACCATCTCCGTTCCGCCTG TGGATGAATTTGCAGAACACCGAGGAGCCGTAGTCGACCAGGACGGTGATCTCGTTGTAGCAAGGCGAGACa AACCATCTTCACATTGTTTTAGTGTGATCATACAGCATAATATCACATCTTCTATACCGAATGTCGGGTTGCAG GTGTGGAAAGCTGAGCTAGCATTATCTGATTTTGTGTTGCATGCCATGTCCACTTCTTCTGAGTTTGATAGAGTCGTTGTGTTGGAGCTTGGTGCCGGAACAG GGTTGGTTGGCATACTGCTCTCTCGTGTAGCTAAGACAGTATTTCTCACAG ATCATGGAGATGAAATCCTTAACAATTGTGCGAAGAATGCCGAGCTCAACGATGGAGTTCTAAACTACAAGGCTACAGTTCATGTACGTGAGCTAAATTGGGTGAATTATTGGCCTCCTAATGTATGCACAGAAGTTTCTGAATCACAAGCGAG GTACTCTTGGACATCCTCTGAAGTGGAAGAAGCTGAAAGCTCTTCTTTGATTTTAGCTGCTGATGTCATCTACAGTGATGATCTAACCGATGCATTGTTCTGTACCTTACAAAGACTAATGTCACGAGGATCAGAAAAG GTACTATACTTGGCTTTGGAAAAGCGTTATAACTTCAGCCTCGATGATCTAGATGTGGTTGCGAATGGTTACTCCCACTTCTTAAGTTATGTCAGAATTGAAGGTG GCTGCGAGGTCAATGAACGCAAGTCATTGCCcagttttgttggcaaatgcgTTGATCTCACTAAAGTTCCACAGTACGTTTCGCACTATGACCGAGGAAGTGACGTCGAGATATGGAAGATCAGGTACAACAGAGGAGGAAACCATCAAGCCCGAACCTTCCATCGAGCCAGCGATGCCATTTCTATAAGAAACCAGTAG
- the LOC115737890 gene encoding methyltransferase-like protein 22 isoform X1: protein MEHATDSSASAAVEGEEEEEEVEEEVMSEVHIGCPPRSSGPHLSSFTISVPPVDEFAEHRGAVVDQDGDLVVARRDKPSSHCFSVIIQHNITSSIPNVGLQVWKAELALSDFVLHAMSTSSEFDRVVVLELGAGTGLVGILLSRVAKTVFLTDHGDEILNNCAKNAELNDGVLNYKATVHVRELNWVNYWPPNVCTEVSESQARYSWTSSEVEEAESSSLILAADVIYSDDLTDALFCTLQRLMSRGSEKVLYLALEKRYNFSLDDLDVVANGYSHFLSYVRIEGDVAGCEVNERKSLPSFVGKCVDLTKVPQYVSHYDRGSDVEIWKIRYNRGGNHQARTFHRASDAISIRNQ, encoded by the exons ATGGAGCATGCGACCGATTCTTCAGCTTCGGCCGCTGTCgaaggagaggaggaagaagaggaggtggaggaggaagtGATGAGTGAAGTGCACATCGGTTGCCCTCCTCGCTCCTCTGGGCCCCACCTCTCGAGTTTCACCATCTCCGTTCCGCCTG TGGATGAATTTGCAGAACACCGAGGAGCCGTAGTCGACCAGGACGGTGATCTCGTTGTAGCAAGGCGAGACa AACCATCTTCACATTGTTTTAGTGTGATCATACAGCATAATATCACATCTTCTATACCGAATGTCGGGTTGCAG GTGTGGAAAGCTGAGCTAGCATTATCTGATTTTGTGTTGCATGCCATGTCCACTTCTTCTGAGTTTGATAGAGTCGTTGTGTTGGAGCTTGGTGCCGGAACAG GGTTGGTTGGCATACTGCTCTCTCGTGTAGCTAAGACAGTATTTCTCACAG ATCATGGAGATGAAATCCTTAACAATTGTGCGAAGAATGCCGAGCTCAACGATGGAGTTCTAAACTACAAGGCTACAGTTCATGTACGTGAGCTAAATTGGGTGAATTATTGGCCTCCTAATGTATGCACAGAAGTTTCTGAATCACAAGCGAG GTACTCTTGGACATCCTCTGAAGTGGAAGAAGCTGAAAGCTCTTCTTTGATTTTAGCTGCTGATGTCATCTACAGTGATGATCTAACCGATGCATTGTTCTGTACCTTACAAAGACTAATGTCACGAGGATCAGAAAAG GTACTATACTTGGCTTTGGAAAAGCGTTATAACTTCAGCCTCGATGATCTAGATGTGGTTGCGAATGGTTACTCCCACTTCTTAAGTTATGTCAGAATTGAAGGTG ATGTTGCAGGCTGCGAGGTCAATGAACGCAAGTCATTGCCcagttttgttggcaaatgcgTTGATCTCACTAAAGTTCCACAGTACGTTTCGCACTATGACCGAGGAAGTGACGTCGAGATATGGAAGATCAGGTACAACAGAGGAGGAAACCATCAAGCCCGAACCTTCCATCGAGCCAGCGATGCCATTTCTATAAGAAACCAGTAG